DNA from Roseimicrobium sp. ORNL1:
CCTTGGAGAAAGGCGATGCGCTGGGTGCCGGCGGTGCTGCCAGGTGAGTGAGCGCGGATGGGAGTTGGAGCGCCCGGCTGCTTTATCGATGCGCGTTGTCCCCCAAGGATCGGGGGCATTCCTGCCCCCGTTGTGGTGGTCGCGTCTCGTGAGTCTCTTCGCAGCCCTGATCCAGACGCAGTCCACTCACGCACCACCTTGCGCGAAGCGCCTTGGAGTGCGTGTGCGAAGCACCGCTTTGGTGGGGAGTTCCGGGGGCGGAGCGGCGGGTCGGAGACTTGGAGTGCGGGAGCTTGCTCCCGCTTTCCCGCAGGCAGCTTGCTGCCGTGAAGCGACTGTTGGGGTGAATCTCGTCTGTCGCTCGAATCCTTGGAGGCTGCCAGGCGGGTCATAGCGTCCTTGGTAGCTTCACGCAGAGCAAGCTCTGCTCCCGAAAGCGGGAGCAAGCTCCCGCACTCCAAATGGCGCGTCCGGCTTGCATCGCTGCCTCCCAAAGCGGTGCTTCGCACCGCACTCCAAGGCGCTGCGCGCAAGGTGGTGGACGTTACGGTCGCTTCATACGGATAGGCGCAGGTCATCTCACGAGACGACTCGGCAATATCCGTAAAATACCATGGTATCTCACTACCCATCACATCATGATGAGCTTCGCGGTGGCCTTCACCATGCGCCCCAGCATTCGAAGTATCTCCTGCATCACGCCCCACACCTCCCTCACACCCCACCTCCTGTGCCCGGATTGCATTCACAAGAGGCGATGAGAGATCCAGGTCCAGGTGCCTTTCCGGCAGCGTGCTGTGATCTCCGTCGCCCATAGGATTCAATCGGTCCTCCGTACGTACTTCAGCGTCCCTAGCCTGCCAGCGTGAGCAGCGCGCGGCGGATGAGCACGCGCTCGTCCTCGGTGAATCCTATCAAGAGCTTCTTCTCCATCTGGTCTCCCACCTTCTGCAGGGTGGCGAGCACCTTCTTCCCGGTGGTGGTGATCTCCACGAGGTACACCCGGCGGTCTTCGGGGTGGTCCTTGCGGCGGGCCAGTTTGCCCTTCTCCAGCATGTCCACCATCTTCACCATGGTGGTGCGGTCGATGCGCAGTTTGCGGCCGAGCTGTTGCTGGGACATGGAGCCTTCCTCGCCCAGCAGCCACAGCACGCCGCCGCACATCACGTCGAGGCCGAGCTTTTTGCACTCGTCACCGAAGAGGGTCCAGAGCCGCTGGTGGGCTTTGGCCACGAGGAAGCCCGTGTAGCGGGTCAGGCCCTCGGGCAGGGGTTCACGCTCCGCCCCTTCTGGCAGGCGGAACATCAGGTCACAAAGCTCGGCACCCATGATGGTCAGTATTACTGATGATTTCTCTTCTGTCAAAGCCCGCCATCCTGAAAAACAACGCGGCGGCAGGGTTCAGACCGCTGCCGCCGCGTGAATTGGACAAAGGCAAAGCCTCTATTCGATCCTGTCGTTTCGAGTCCTTACGCTGCCACGTGCCCGTTCATCTCGGGCTCCACCATGCCGTACTCGCCGTCCTTGCGACGGAAGAGGATGGCCAGCTTGCCGTTGTTCTTCGCATTGTGGAAGAGGACGAAGGGCCGGTCGCTGAGCTCCAGGTCCATGATGGCCTCATCCGGGAAGAGGGGCTTCATGCGGAAGTTCTCGCGGTGGATGATCACTGGCTCGATGTCGTCATGCTCCGCTCCCGTGTGCATGGACTCCTCCGTGAAGACCTGCTCCTGGATGTGCTTGATGGAGCCCAGCCTCGGCCGGTGGTGGCTCTTGAGGAGGCGCGTCTTGAACTTGCGCATGCGGCGCGCGATCTTGCTCAC
Protein-coding regions in this window:
- a CDS encoding MarR family transcriptional regulator, which produces MGAELCDLMFRLPEGAEREPLPEGLTRYTGFLVAKAHQRLWTLFGDECKKLGLDVMCGGVLWLLGEEGSMSQQQLGRKLRIDRTTMVKMVDMLEKGKLARRKDHPEDRRVYLVEITTTGKKVLATLQKVGDQMEKKLLIGFTEDERVLIRRALLTLAG
- the raiA gene encoding ribosome-associated translation inhibitor RaiA, which produces MQVHNINLPITVTGRHINVTEAMRDYAQRKVENLHLDYPRIIDAKVILDVENKERQKAEIILHCANHITIEVDTTTGDIYSAIDESVSKIARRMRKFKTRLLKSHHRPRLGSIKHIQEQVFTEESMHTGAEHDDIEPVIIHRENFRMKPLFPDEAIMDLELSDRPFVLFHNAKNNGKLAILFRRKDGEYGMVEPEMNGHVAA